A region of Hydrogenimonas cancrithermarum DNA encodes the following proteins:
- a CDS encoding GDP-mannose mannosyl hydrolase has protein sequence MFLEKSNFECVIRFAPLVSIDLVVKNRKGEILLGLRKNEPAKGLWFVPGGRIFKDETIDNAFKRISENELGIEYNISQSKFLGLYEHFYDNNAFNDDFSTHYIVMGFEISLEDVPKGMKAQHEAYRWFDVETLLADPMVHRYTKNYFLDGKGIR, from the coding sequence ATGTTTTTAGAAAAATCCAATTTTGAATGCGTCATCAGGTTCGCTCCGCTCGTTTCCATCGACCTTGTCGTGAAAAATAGGAAAGGGGAGATTTTGCTGGGCCTGCGGAAAAACGAACCCGCCAAAGGTCTCTGGTTCGTCCCCGGCGGCCGCATCTTCAAAGATGAAACCATCGACAACGCATTTAAACGCATAAGCGAAAACGAACTTGGCATAGAATATAATATCAGTCAATCAAAATTTCTCGGTCTCTATGAACATTTTTACGACAACAATGCCTTCAACGACGACTTTTCGACTCACTACATCGTGATGGGTTTCGAGATATCGCTCGAAGATGTCCCCAAGGGGATGAAAGCGCAGCACGAGGCGTACCGGTGGTTCGATGTCGAAACGTTGCTGGCAGACCCCATGGTG
- a CDS encoding sugar transferase has product MIILGEKYILTELERKRLAKKFSKIEYIKYRNGDVEEIIGKIEKALDGNGPKLIVLNTKAPTPNRLIAYLTNLELKGVSFVSIEHFLESYLHKCFISEDRTDLTYLENIKPYTPWQYFQKRAVDFFGIFWLFFFSWPFMLYSAYRIKKESPDGPIFFKQKRVGFGGKEFECIKFRSMVPDAEKGTPKFASKDDPRIFEWGAVMRKTRLDELPQMWNILKGEMHLIGPRPERKYWTDQFEKIIPYYNERHLVKPGVTGWAQVMYPYGSHHEDAKQKLMYDLYYIKYWNIILELKIVWMTAMTVIGKKGI; this is encoded by the coding sequence GTGATCATTCTTGGTGAAAAGTATATTCTTACCGAACTGGAAAGAAAGAGACTGGCGAAAAAATTTTCCAAAATCGAGTATATCAAATATCGTAACGGTGATGTAGAAGAGATTATCGGAAAGATTGAAAAAGCGTTAGATGGCAACGGGCCAAAGCTGATCGTTCTAAACACGAAAGCTCCGACCCCAAACAGGCTCATAGCTTACCTGACAAACCTGGAACTGAAAGGGGTTTCATTCGTTTCCATCGAACACTTTTTGGAAAGCTACCTTCATAAGTGTTTCATCTCCGAAGATCGTACCGATCTGACCTATCTCGAAAACATCAAACCCTACACTCCGTGGCAGTACTTCCAAAAAAGAGCCGTCGACTTTTTCGGGATCTTCTGGCTTTTTTTCTTCTCCTGGCCTTTCATGCTCTACTCGGCTTACCGCATAAAAAAAGAGTCGCCCGACGGCCCCATCTTTTTTAAACAGAAGCGCGTTGGGTTCGGTGGTAAAGAGTTCGAATGTATCAAATTTCGCAGCATGGTTCCCGATGCGGAAAAAGGGACGCCAAAGTTCGCCAGCAAAGACGACCCGAGGATTTTCGAGTGGGGAGCCGTCATGCGAAAGACCAGGCTCGATGAACTCCCGCAAATGTGGAATATTTTAAAAGGTGAAATGCACCTTATCGGCCCCAGGCCCGAACGAAAGTACTGGACCGATCAGTTTGAAAAGATCATCCCTTACTACAACGAACGGCACTTGGTAAAACCGGGAGTCACCGGTTGGGCACAGGTCATGTACCCTTATGGCTCCCATCACGAAGATGCCAAGCAGAAACTGATGTACGACCTTTACTACATCAAATATTGGAATATCATACTTGAATTAAAGATAGTTTGGATGACGGCGATGACGGTTATCGGTAAAAAGGGTATTTAA
- a CDS encoding glycosyltransferase: MNLNLSVLLSIYHKEKPEYFDRAMQSIWDEQSIKPNQIVLVKDGPLTQELEDAISYWKEKLKGVLDIITLEENVGLGDALNIGLQQCKYDLVARMDTDDISTSDRFKEQLAVFEKKDIDICSSWVAEFDKDESTTVSFRKVPESDEEIRHFAKKRNPLNHPAVMYRKSKVVEAGGYQKMMWFEDYYLWSKMILHGAKFYNIQEPLVHMRAGYGQLERRSGMKYALSEIEFQKKLLNMGFIDKGEFIRNVSLRFISRILPKRLVKIIYTKLRT; encoded by the coding sequence ATGAATTTAAATTTATCCGTATTATTATCAATTTACCATAAAGAAAAACCAGAATATTTCGATCGTGCGATGCAGTCCATATGGGATGAACAAAGCATTAAACCAAACCAGATCGTTTTGGTCAAAGACGGCCCATTGACACAGGAGCTGGAAGATGCGATCTCTTACTGGAAAGAGAAGCTAAAGGGTGTGCTGGACATAATCACCCTGGAGGAGAATGTCGGGCTAGGGGATGCGTTGAATATCGGGCTTCAACAATGCAAATACGATCTCGTCGCCAGAATGGATACGGATGATATTTCAACCTCCGACCGTTTCAAAGAACAACTGGCGGTTTTTGAAAAGAAAGATATCGATATTTGCAGCAGCTGGGTAGCTGAATTTGACAAAGATGAAAGTACTACCGTTTCCTTCAGAAAAGTGCCTGAAAGCGACGAGGAAATAAGACATTTTGCAAAAAAGAGAAATCCATTAAACCATCCGGCTGTAATGTACAGAAAGAGCAAGGTTGTCGAGGCCGGCGGATATCAAAAAATGATGTGGTTCGAAGATTACTACCTTTGGAGTAAAATGATTCTTCATGGCGCAAAATTTTACAATATTCAAGAACCTCTCGTTCACATGAGAGCCGGATACGGACAGCTGGAAAGACGAAGTGGTATGAAATATGCTTTAAGTGAAATAGAGTTTCAAAAAAAACTCTTGAACATGGGGTTTATCGATAAAGGAGAATTTATCCGCAATGTATCGTTGCGTTTTATTTCGAGAATTTTGCCAAAACGACTTGTCAAAATCATCTATACAAAACTTCGAACATAA
- a CDS encoding glycosyltransferase family 2 protein has translation MEIAVCILTLNEENNISSCIKACKEEGFEEIHVIDSGSTDKTLELATKLGAQTYTFIQENKYSAALQRNWTIENIVTKANWLLFIDADEEPISGFKEELLKCLHSNIDADVIMIPLLYNLHGKKIKSMGYPNWHDRVVKKNVRFSAAVGEYVNSKNRKKCKGAVLDHYFNSNGMKRFVEKQARYADFIGEVTAKFLDGEQSEYFEKVGAMGKTKRIVAKLGLLRPFLRFIYLYVFRGGILEGRAGFIVACYMSIFEFLSAVATIEYERKKNNLKL, from the coding sequence ATGGAAATAGCTGTCTGTATCTTAACATTAAATGAAGAAAACAATATAAGTTCATGTATAAAGGCCTGTAAAGAAGAAGGATTTGAGGAAATACACGTAATAGATTCTGGTAGCACTGATAAAACGTTAGAACTGGCAACAAAACTAGGAGCTCAAACATACACATTTATACAGGAGAATAAATACTCCGCAGCACTTCAAAGAAATTGGACCATTGAAAATATAGTTACAAAAGCTAATTGGTTACTATTTATTGATGCTGACGAAGAACCTATTTCTGGATTTAAAGAAGAATTATTAAAATGTTTGCACTCAAATATTGATGCGGATGTCATAATGATACCCTTATTGTATAACCTCCACGGCAAAAAAATAAAATCTATGGGGTATCCAAATTGGCATGATAGGGTTGTCAAAAAAAACGTTAGATTTTCTGCTGCAGTTGGAGAATATGTAAATTCTAAAAATCGTAAAAAATGCAAAGGAGCGGTTCTAGATCATTATTTTAATTCCAATGGCATGAAAAGATTTGTTGAAAAACAAGCTAGATATGCAGATTTTATTGGAGAAGTTACTGCAAAATTTTTAGATGGTGAGCAAAGTGAGTATTTTGAAAAAGTTGGCGCAATGGGAAAAACAAAACGTATCGTTGCAAAATTAGGGCTGTTAAGGCCTTTTTTAAGATTTATTTATTTATATGTCTTCAGAGGTGGTATTTTAGAAGGTCGTGCTGGTTTTATTGTTGCGTGCTATATGTCAATATTTGAATTTTTATCTGCTGTTGCAACAATAGAGTATGAAAGAAAAAAAAATAATTTAAAATTATGA
- a CDS encoding polysaccharide pyruvyl transferase family protein, with translation MKDCFLLGYHGLGNIGDDLMAKSFLIEKKSFYNKIYTGKLLYPFQGVKSLNGLRKLIYMFLADDLVTTGGNIFSYERKKSIFKIIFIYMLFLFRKKIGKTNIIDSIGLDLEIDKRLRKIIIKTFLLADHISLRDNFSYRYLRYCFFYLKIEKNITMQPDRVIRSKTALLKQYNTYLKCSEKEFFIWFISQPAAKKNKYSLQITKDFIINNNIFKKTQKGILFCQGNEDILRANQIRQILEPNIKCDIINYSCNEDIENLLSILPCSKFVVTERYHGALLAEIYEKSWYKLPFTEKLDRVSPSIFLKSN, from the coding sequence ATGAAAGATTGCTTTTTATTAGGTTATCATGGACTAGGAAACATAGGTGATGACTTAATGGCAAAAAGTTTTCTTATTGAGAAGAAGTCTTTTTATAACAAAATATATACAGGTAAACTTTTGTATCCTTTTCAAGGAGTAAAATCTTTAAATGGATTAAGAAAACTAATATATATGTTTCTAGCTGATGATTTAGTTACAACTGGGGGAAATATTTTTTCATATGAACGAAAAAAATCTATTTTTAAAATAATTTTTATATACATGTTATTTCTTTTTAGAAAAAAGATTGGTAAAACAAACATTATTGATTCAATTGGATTGGATTTAGAAATAGATAAAAGATTGCGAAAAATTATTATAAAAACGTTTCTTTTAGCAGATCACATTAGCCTAAGAGACAATTTTTCTTACAGATATTTAAGATATTGTTTTTTTTATTTGAAAATTGAAAAAAATATTACTATGCAACCAGATAGGGTTATAAGATCTAAAACTGCTTTGTTAAAACAATACAATACTTATTTAAAATGTTCAGAAAAAGAATTTTTTATTTGGTTCATTTCCCAACCAGCCGCAAAAAAAAATAAGTATTCTTTACAAATCACAAAAGATTTTATTATAAATAATAATATTTTTAAAAAAACACAAAAAGGAATTTTATTTTGTCAAGGTAACGAAGATATATTGAGGGCAAATCAAATAAGACAAATACTCGAACCCAATATTAAATGTGATATAATAAATTACTCTTGTAATGAAGACATTGAAAATTTATTATCGATTCTCCCATGTTCCAAATTTGTTGTTACAGAAAGGTACCATGGAGCCTTACTTGCTGAGATATATGAAAAAAGCTGGTACAAACTACCTTTTACAGAAAAACTTGACAGAGTATCTCCTTCAATTTTCTTAAAATCAAACTAA
- a CDS encoding GDP-L-fucose synthase family protein: MTKESKIFVAGGTGLVGSAIVKNLLEKGYTNIVANYHNRPPITNNQYANKPIINWTKLDLMDPIAVKEFFEKERPEFVFLAAAKVGGIVANNTYRADFIYQNLQIQNNVIHQSYLNGVKKLMFLGSTCIYPKNCPQPMKEEYLLTGELEYTNEPYAIAKIAGIKMCESYNLQYGTNYISVMPTNLYGPNDNFDLEKSHVLPALIRKIHLGKALEENDWETIRKDLNNLPIEGVTGEASEDEIKSILNKYGISFNIQNSTFKIDPDSVRIEIWGSGKPMREFLWSEDMADACVFLMEKIDFEDIVKEQFNIQHSKFKINEFSNEVRNTHINIGTGKDISIKDLAHLIKEIVGFQGEFVFNTEKPDGTMKKLTDPSKLHSLGWKHKIELDKGIKKIYNWYKGKEI; this comes from the coding sequence ATGACCAAAGAGAGCAAAATCTTCGTCGCCGGCGGCACAGGGCTGGTTGGCAGCGCCATCGTCAAAAACCTACTGGAAAAAGGCTACACCAACATCGTCGCCAACTACCACAACCGCCCCCCAATAACCAATAACCAATATGCCAATAAACCCATCATAAACTGGACAAAGCTCGACCTCATGGACCCCATCGCCGTCAAAGAGTTTTTCGAAAAAGAGCGACCGGAGTTCGTATTTCTGGCGGCAGCCAAAGTGGGCGGCATCGTGGCGAACAACACCTACCGCGCCGACTTCATCTACCAAAATCTCCAAATTCAGAACAACGTCATCCATCAAAGCTACCTGAACGGCGTCAAAAAGTTGATGTTTCTCGGCTCCACCTGCATCTACCCCAAAAACTGCCCGCAGCCGATGAAAGAGGAGTACCTGCTCACCGGTGAGCTAGAGTATACGAACGAACCCTACGCCATCGCCAAGATCGCCGGCATCAAGATGTGCGAAAGTTACAACCTCCAGTACGGCACCAACTACATCTCCGTCATGCCCACCAACCTCTACGGCCCCAACGACAACTTCGACCTGGAAAAGAGCCACGTCTTGCCGGCACTCATCCGAAAGATCCACCTCGGCAAAGCCCTCGAAGAAAACGACTGGGAAACCATACGAAAAGACCTGAACAACCTCCCCATCGAAGGCGTCACCGGCGAAGCAAGCGAAGATGAAATAAAATCGATTCTCAATAAATACGGCATTTCATTCAACATTCAAAATTCAACGTTCAAAATTGATCCTGACTCCGTCAGGATCGAAATTTGGGGCTCCGGCAAACCGATGCGAGAATTCCTCTGGAGCGAAGACATGGCCGACGCCTGCGTCTTTCTCATGGAAAAGATCGATTTCGAAGATATAGTAAAAGAGCAATTCAACATTCAACATTCAAAATTCAAAATTAATGAGTTTTCGAACGAAGTTCGAAACACTCATATAAACATCGGTACAGGCAAAGATATCTCCATCAAAGATCTCGCTCATCTCATCAAAGAGATTGTAGGCTTCCAAGGAGAGTTCGTTTTCAACACAGAAAAACCTGACGGTACGATGAAAAAGCTGACTGACCCGTCGAAGCTGCATAGTCTTGGATGGAAGCATAAAATCGAACTTGATAAAGGTATTAAAAAAATATATAATTGGTATAAGGGAAAAGAAATTTAA
- a CDS encoding four helix bundle protein, with protein MELGKLEVYRLALKLSGEIWLVYEKLPKQLQFGIGDQSVRSIDSIGANIAEGYGRFHYKDSMKFYYYARGSLWESKHWLYLLANRNLMEKARYEKMMDDINLLGKKLNNFIESIKKKVQNGQ; from the coding sequence ATGGAACTTGGAAAACTTGAAGTGTATCGACTGGCTTTGAAACTCAGCGGTGAGATTTGGCTCGTTTACGAAAAACTTCCAAAACAGTTACAGTTTGGCATTGGAGATCAGTCGGTGCGCTCTATCGATTCGATCGGTGCGAACATCGCCGAAGGCTACGGAAGGTTTCATTACAAAGACAGCATGAAGTTTTACTACTATGCCAGAGGTTCTCTTTGGGAATCGAAACATTGGCTTTATCTGCTTGCAAACAGAAACCTGATGGAAAAAGCCCGATATGAAAAAATGATGGATGATATCAACCTATTGGGTAAAAAACTCAATAACTTCATTGAAAGCATTAAAAAAAAGGTACAAAATGGCCAATAA
- a CDS encoding type II toxin-antitoxin system CcdA family antitoxin, with the protein MMAWPNEKAFRSNENMIKYGITPNKESGMMRITTITLEASSTNTHCETASISHLSDTQKEKRRKEWLKSDQSAIEAYNRHIETNGLFGEEYRTF; encoded by the coding sequence ATGATGGCATGGCCAAACGAAAAAGCGTTTCGTTCGAATGAAAATATGATAAAATATGGTATTACACCGAACAAGGAGAGCGGTATGATGCGCATCACGACGATTACGCTCGAAGCGTCGTCGACAAACACGCATTGTGAAACTGCATCCATCTCCCATCTATCGGATACCCAAAAAGAGAAGCGCCGAAAGGAGTGGCTCAAAAGCGACCAATCTGCCATAGAAGCGTACAACCGACATATCGAAACGAACGGTCTCTTCGGCGAAGAGTACAGGACCTTTTAG
- a CDS encoding type II toxin-antitoxin system RelE family toxin — protein MYTIEFLPAAQKELKQLDFTVQKQLKAKMILLAENPERLKNNIKPLKGKFAGKFRLRVREYRIVFQIIEAKVLILIVRIGHRKEIY, from the coding sequence ATGTACACCATCGAGTTTCTCCCCGCAGCCCAAAAAGAGCTGAAACAGTTGGATTTCACCGTCCAAAAACAGTTGAAAGCGAAAATGATTTTACTGGCGGAAAACCCTGAACGGTTAAAAAACAATATCAAACCGCTGAAAGGAAAATTTGCCGGAAAATTCAGACTTCGCGTGCGGGAGTACCGGATCGTCTTCCAAATCATAGAAGCGAAAGTACTTATCCTCATCGTCCGCATCGGACATAGAAAAGAGATCTACTGA
- the relB gene encoding type II toxin-antitoxin system RelB family antitoxin translates to MNRYINVKKMSITLDTNVAEELNTLALELGEKKSHLIEKALTHYFDLLDEKVADKRLKELEEGKVRTTPAEEVWKELGL, encoded by the coding sequence ATGAACCGATACATTAACGTAAAAAAAATGAGCATTACCCTCGATACAAACGTTGCGGAAGAGTTGAACACCCTGGCTCTGGAGCTTGGAGAGAAAAAAAGTCATCTCATCGAAAAAGCGTTGACCCACTATTTCGATCTTCTCGACGAAAAAGTGGCCGACAAACGTCTCAAAGAGCTGGAGGAGGGAAAAGTACGCACCACGCCTGCCGAAGAGGTTTGGAAAGAACTCGGTCTGTAG